From the Halorhabdus utahensis DSM 12940 genome, one window contains:
- a CDS encoding cyclophilin-like fold protein, which yields MSDLELTVDDRTLEAEWLEDNPDLRGALVDALPVEGQAARWGDELYFDASLDGQPERTSEEVPIGTIAYWASGEAIALFWGPTPASADGTPKAAAPVAPLARIEDVRPLADLDDGATVQIEPVE from the coding sequence ATGTCGGACCTCGAACTCACCGTCGACGATCGGACGCTCGAAGCCGAATGGCTCGAGGACAATCCCGACCTCCGGGGAGCGCTCGTCGACGCGCTTCCAGTCGAAGGGCAGGCGGCCCGGTGGGGTGACGAACTGTACTTCGACGCGAGTCTGGACGGCCAACCCGAGAGGACGAGCGAGGAAGTGCCGATCGGCACGATCGCCTACTGGGCGAGTGGCGAGGCGATCGCACTGTTTTGGGGCCCGACGCCGGCGAGTGCCGACGGGACGCCGAAAGCGGCGGCCCCGGTCGCGCCACTCGCGCGGATCGAAGACGTGCGTCCGCTGGCGGATCTCGACGACGGGGCGACGGTACAGATCGAGCCCGTGGAGTGA
- a CDS encoding glycosyltransferase family 87 protein gives MVVTDSILSVGGSERSNGRWWVRLSLFGGLIAGIVTVISIVSFRPEQFSVATDVYARAGRAMLDGEAVYAVSPADNPGYTFRYPPVIAALAIGYGLIGSSAAYLTQVGVNLLALGGLAWLVLDRLPSLDRLDRRLAALTIIAAGPVTSTFVMGQISPVIALCVGGGFLIALADRVRAAGVGFGVAALTKVYPGGTWAWLFARRSWRALAVASGVLAVGWLANLAVGIELTHSYVTTVLLEESSTAVFAGGPPLRPAYVTVMRPLSALGVSGPWLWIGAGAIVGPPVLACYRRLDEPAGAETAFLATVIGLLAVVPLEWFYFTIAVAPLVLVAYRIETHPAVVVLAIGTLLLWVVVPPASLAMLASDLPAGLSGAIEWLAVDVFRRVQPPLIGAFLVLGACVWVQHDLARGRAVCRGTADEETSFTPD, from the coding sequence ATGGTGGTGACGGACTCGATCCTGTCGGTGGGGGGTAGCGAGCGGTCTAACGGTCGGTGGTGGGTTCGCCTTTCGCTCTTCGGTGGCCTGATCGCCGGTATCGTGACGGTCATCTCGATCGTCTCGTTTCGGCCGGAGCAGTTCTCGGTCGCCACCGATGTCTACGCCCGGGCGGGCCGGGCAATGCTGGATGGCGAGGCGGTCTACGCCGTGAGTCCGGCCGACAATCCCGGATACACGTTCAGGTACCCACCTGTCATCGCCGCGCTCGCGATCGGGTACGGCCTCATCGGCTCGTCCGCCGCCTACCTCACGCAGGTCGGCGTCAACCTGCTCGCACTCGGTGGCCTCGCGTGGCTCGTCCTGGATCGACTCCCATCGCTGGATCGGCTCGACCGGCGGCTCGCCGCCCTCACGATCATTGCCGCGGGGCCAGTCACCAGTACGTTCGTGATGGGACAGATTTCACCGGTGATTGCTCTCTGTGTGGGTGGTGGATTTCTCATCGCCCTCGCGGACCGCGTTCGGGCCGCCGGGGTCGGATTCGGAGTTGCGGCGCTCACCAAAGTCTATCCCGGCGGGACGTGGGCCTGGCTGTTTGCCCGGCGTTCCTGGCGAGCGCTCGCCGTCGCGAGCGGGGTCCTGGCTGTCGGGTGGCTGGCGAATCTCGCGGTCGGCATCGAGTTGACCCACTCCTACGTCACGACGGTCTTACTCGAAGAGTCCTCGACAGCCGTCTTCGCGGGTGGGCCGCCGCTTCGACCGGCCTATGTGACCGTGATGCGTCCGCTGTCGGCACTGGGCGTCTCGGGTCCGTGGCTCTGGATCGGGGCTGGTGCTATCGTCGGCCCGCCAGTGCTCGCGTGCTACCGTCGACTCGACGAACCGGCCGGTGCCGAAACGGCCTTTCTCGCGACGGTTATCGGTCTGCTGGCGGTCGTCCCGTTGGAATGGTTTTACTTCACGATCGCTGTCGCGCCGCTCGTTCTGGTCGCCTACCGGATCGAGACCCATCCGGCAGTGGTCGTCCTCGCGATCGGCACACTCTTGCTCTGGGTCGTCGTCCCACCTGCGTCCCTGGCCATGCTGGCGAGCGATCTGCCGGCCGGCCTCAGTGGGGCCATCGAATGGCTGGCTGTGGACGTCTTCCGACGGGTTCAGCCCCCGCTGATCGGCGCGTTCCTCGTGCTCGGTGCCTGTGTCTGGGTCCAGCACGACCTGGCGCGCGGCCGGGCCGTCTGTCGCGGGACGGCCGACGAGGAGACGTCGTTCACTCCGGACTGA
- a CDS encoding HAD family hydrolase, which produces MTAVLCDMDGVIVSSEAHWKRHESEDIYPATVPDQEVPPEETTGMYYREIYDYLDDNYGAAISREEFLELFEEAGRQIYGEEAEIVAGVPELLRDVRAEGNSVSLVTSSPHHWIDVVLDRFDLEDDFDAIVSAADVERGKPAADVYERAAELAGEDPTDCIAIEDSTNGASAAKAAGAFTIGFTGVHNDIDRSIPDVVAEDVAELRERLLERL; this is translated from the coding sequence ATGACTGCAGTCCTCTGTGACATGGACGGCGTGATCGTCAGTTCCGAGGCCCACTGGAAGCGCCACGAGAGCGAGGACATCTACCCGGCGACGGTCCCCGATCAGGAGGTCCCGCCAGAGGAGACCACGGGCATGTACTACCGCGAGATCTACGACTACCTCGACGACAACTACGGCGCGGCGATCTCTCGCGAGGAATTTCTCGAACTCTTCGAGGAAGCGGGCCGACAGATCTACGGCGAGGAGGCCGAGATCGTCGCGGGCGTTCCCGAACTCCTCCGGGACGTTCGCGCCGAGGGCAACAGCGTCTCGCTGGTGACCTCCTCGCCACACCACTGGATCGACGTCGTGCTCGACCGGTTCGATCTCGAAGACGATTTCGACGCGATCGTCAGCGCGGCCGATGTCGAACGCGGCAAGCCGGCGGCCGACGTCTACGAGCGGGCCGCCGAGCTTGCCGGCGAGGATCCCACTGACTGTATTGCGATCGAGGACTCGACGAACGGCGCGAGCGCGGCGAAAGCGGCCGGTGCGTTTACGATCGGCTTCACCGGCGTCCACAACGACATCGACCGCTCGATCCCGGATGTCGTCGCCGAGGATGTCGCGGAGTTGCGGGAGCGCCTGCTCGAACGATTGTAA